In the Sulfobacillus thermosulfidooxidans DSM 9293 genome, GTTTCGAGAACTTGATAACAAGAAACCTGGGGCGATTGTGGTGATATGGCCTGAAGATGATAGCGGGGTAGGACTTGCCATCGCCAATCGTCTCGGTAAAGCTGCCTCAAGGCAGGTGAAAGAGTAATGGCTGATATTCCCAGAATCCTGTTTGTTTGTACGGGGAATACGTGCCGAAGTCCGATGGCTGAAGCATTATGGAAAGCCTTATGTCATGATCAGTGTGTGGTCGACTCGGCCGGGCTCGCGGCATGGCCTGGGCAAGCGGCTCAGGAATATGCCATAGAAGCGGTGAAACCCTATGGAGGGGACTTACAACATCATAGGTCCCAAGATCTCCGCGACGTGAGGGGAGAGTTTGACTGGATTTTTACCATGACAGGCTCACAAGCTGAGCAGTTAAAACATATGCGACCCGAATGGGAAGACAAAATTTTTGTTTTGCCACAGTTTTTAGGGGAAGAGGAAGACATCGCTGATCCCATTGGCACGAACCAGGTGTCTTATGATTCGCTGGCATGGCGGCTCTATCGCTTACTATCAGAGTTAAAAACGCGCCTTGTCGATGAAACATCATCGGCAAAGCCAGAAGACAGGGAGGAATAAATACATGCGAATCGCCGTGGGTGCAGATCATGCGGGATGGCCTTTAAAAGAAACGCTTGTGAATTACTTGATCGATAAGGGATGGGATGTGGAAGATTTCGGGACGTTTGGTCCTGAATCTGTCGATTATCCCGATTATGCGAACAAGGTGGCTCTAGCTGTAGCCAATGGCGATGCCGAACGCGGGCTACTGATTTGCGGCAGTGGACAAGGCATGTGCATTGTGGCCAACAAAACGCAAGGGGTTCGGGCATCATTAGCGCATGATGTGGTATCGGCCCGCTTGGCTCGTCAGCATAACGATGCCAATGTTTTGACCATGGGAGCTCGGTTTGTCGCGCCCGAATTGGCTGAAGAGATTTTATCGGTTTGGCTCGATACGCCGTATGAAGGGGGACGTCATGCCAGGCGCCTAGAGAAAATCGAGCAAATTGAGCGGCGGAGTATTTAAGGAATTTTCTAACAAAAGGTTGTCGTGCAACACTCAGGCGGCAACCTTTTGTGAATTTGATATATTTAACAAAGAAACGAGGAATTCGTATGTTAGTCGTCGTCGATCACCCGCTGATTAAGGTACACATAACTGTTCTGAGAGATCATATGACGGGAACGGATGAGTTTCGTTCACGTCTCACGGCATTAACGCGATTATTGGCGTTTCCTGTGCTTCAAGATTTGGACATTGTACCAATGACAGTGACAACCCCGTTGGCGCAAACTACGGGATATAAGCTGGATAAAGTTCCCGTACTTGT is a window encoding:
- the rpiB gene encoding ribose 5-phosphate isomerase B, encoding MRIAVGADHAGWPLKETLVNYLIDKGWDVEDFGTFGPESVDYPDYANKVALAVANGDAERGLLICGSGQGMCIVANKTQGVRASLAHDVVSARLARQHNDANVLTMGARFVAPELAEEILSVWLDTPYEGGRHARRLEKIEQIERRSI